In Lachnospiraceae bacterium, one DNA window encodes the following:
- the ispE gene encoding 4-(cytidine 5'-diphospho)-2-C-methyl-D-erythritol kinase has protein sequence MIKHLRLKAYGKINLALDVLGKRDNGYHDVRMIMQTVGLHDRIELYRTKEPGIRLETNLFYLPNNEQNLAYRAAALLIEEFGVKEGVSIQLKKFIPVSAGMAGGSTDAAAVLFGVNKMFGLGLSIKELMERGVKLGADIPYCLMRGTALSEGIGEELTPLPQIPQCQVLIAKPGISVSTKVVYESLDAMELKPEDHPDIDGMIEAINRQNIHEIAGKFGNVLELVTAGKYPVIGEIEQVMKAEGAVNAMMSGSGPTVFGLFTNPQAAQNAYERLRYGDAAKLAKQVYLTNFFNVKRSTYKI, from the coding sequence ATGATCAAACATTTACGCCTGAAGGCATATGGAAAGATAAATCTGGCGCTGGATGTACTGGGAAAAAGGGACAACGGGTATCATGATGTCCGTATGATCATGCAGACTGTAGGACTTCATGACAGGATCGAACTTTACAGGACAAAGGAGCCAGGTATCCGTCTGGAGACTAACCTGTTTTACCTTCCGAACAATGAACAGAATCTGGCTTACCGCGCAGCGGCTCTTTTAATAGAAGAATTCGGAGTAAAAGAGGGGGTTTCCATACAACTGAAAAAGTTCATTCCTGTATCGGCAGGAATGGCCGGAGGCAGTACAGATGCAGCTGCGGTCCTTTTTGGGGTCAATAAAATGTTTGGCTTGGGTTTAAGTATAAAAGAACTTATGGAGCGTGGTGTAAAGCTGGGAGCAGATATCCCATACTGCCTGATGCGTGGAACGGCACTTTCAGAAGGGATTGGCGAAGAATTAACACCGCTTCCCCAGATTCCACAATGTCAGGTGCTGATCGCAAAGCCGGGGATCAGCGTTTCTACAAAAGTGGTTTATGAAAGCCTGGATGCTATGGAGCTGAAACCAGAAGACCATCCGGATATTGACGGTATGATAGAAGCAATCAACCGCCAGAATATCCATGAAATAGCCGGGAAATTCGGAAATGTACTGGAACTGGTAACAGCAGGTAAATATCCTGTGATCGGTGAGATCGAGCAGGTGATGAAAGCAGAAGGGGCGGTCAATGCCATGATGAGCGGAAGCGGTCCGACCGTATTTGGCCTGTTCACCAATCCTCAGGCAGCGCAGAATGCTTACGAAAGGCTTCGCTACGGCGATGCAGCAAAACTGGCAAAACAAGTATATCTCACCAACTTCTTTAATGTAAAACGAAGTACATATAAAATTTAG
- a CDS encoding YesL family protein has protein sequence MLQGFFNYDNPVWRFIGKLGDLVLLNLLWLVCCIPVFTAGAATTAVYYVTLKLVRDEDDSTIKSFFRSFIQNFKQATAIWLLILLAGSLVAFDLWFIMGGAAAGMSGTLKTMLTAVFGGMTLILLFITTYVFPLQARFYNTVKRTLFNALFMSVRHMGQTIMMLVVDGFLVAAVYFALFVMPQAAMLLLLFGFPLIAFVNSYIFTPIFKKYIPEEDKQGHESGLSPLLDENNKEIEDAIQSLKGK, from the coding sequence ATGTTGCAGGGATTTTTTAATTATGACAATCCGGTCTGGCGCTTTATTGGAAAGCTGGGAGATCTGGTGCTTTTGAATCTTTTATGGCTGGTCTGTTGTATTCCGGTATTTACAGCCGGTGCAGCTACCACAGCAGTATATTACGTAACCTTAAAGCTGGTGCGCGATGAGGATGATTCTACGATAAAATCCTTTTTCCGTTCCTTTATCCAGAACTTTAAACAGGCTACAGCCATCTGGCTGCTGATCCTTTTAGCGGGATCGCTGGTTGCTTTTGATCTGTGGTTTATTATGGGAGGAGCGGCAGCAGGTATGTCTGGTACTTTAAAGACCATGCTGACAGCTGTTTTTGGTGGAATGACCCTGATCCTTTTATTTATCACTACCTACGTATTCCCTCTTCAGGCAAGATTTTACAATACAGTAAAGCGTACATTATTTAACGCGCTTTTCATGTCAGTCCGTCATATGGGACAGACTATTATGATGCTGGTAGTAGATGGCTTTTTAGTCGCAGCCGTATATTTTGCTTTATTTGTAATGCCTCAGGCAGCCATGCTCCTGCTGTTATTTGGTTTTCCGCTGATCGCATTTGTGAATTCCTATATCTTCACACCGATCTTTAAAAAGTATATCCCGGAAGAAGATAAGCAGGGCCATGAAAGTGGACTTTCCCCGCTGTTAGATGAAAATAATAAAGAGATCGAAGATGCAATTCAGAGTTTAAAAGGAAAATAA
- a CDS encoding GNAT family N-acetyltransferase has product MKQERALLIEGRKYTLLISDEPQALLEAKASGRAVLGCMSSGKTDEKATDSWDLNGIPYVIPSIEYATDELTELILRRYLGLPWLIDETERLVIREFIKEDAKNISEEEYGKEEEIFRDPDKLEAYIKNQYGFYEYGTWAVLKKAEKNAVKKDNTVLIGMAGVGNPQIPETALQALPALPDGLCWLELGYHIFKTYRKNGYAKEAAIAILFYAHEVLSARLCAWIEKKNKASCTLAESLGMEAVKITSGQIASEWPEGYLLYAEKMQQQPDKENGSRLL; this is encoded by the coding sequence ATGAAACAGGAGCGCGCTCTTTTAATAGAAGGAAGAAAATATACGCTTCTCATATCCGATGAACCACAGGCCCTTTTGGAGGCGAAAGCTTCCGGAAGGGCTGTTTTAGGCTGTATGAGCAGTGGGAAAACAGATGAGAAAGCCACAGACAGCTGGGATTTAAATGGGATTCCCTATGTAATTCCTTCCATAGAGTATGCCACAGATGAACTTACAGAGCTGATCCTGCGCCGTTATCTGGGGCTTCCTTGGCTGATCGATGAAACAGAAAGACTGGTCATTCGTGAATTTATAAAAGAAGATGCGAAGAATATATCGGAAGAAGAATATGGGAAGGAAGAAGAAATATTTCGTGATCCAGATAAGCTGGAAGCTTATATAAAGAACCAGTATGGATTTTACGAATATGGAACATGGGCTGTGCTAAAGAAAGCTGAAAAAAATGCAGTTAAAAAGGATAATACAGTCCTGATCGGTATGGCTGGTGTTGGCAATCCACAGATCCCGGAAACTGCTTTGCAGGCTCTTCCGGCACTTCCGGACGGTTTGTGCTGGCTGGAACTGGGATACCATATTTTTAAAACCTACAGGAAAAATGGTTATGCAAAAGAAGCGGCAATTGCCATTCTTTTCTATGCCCATGAAGTTCTTTCCGCCAGACTTTGTGCCTGGATCGAGAAAAAAAACAAGGCTTCCTGCACACTGGCAGAAAGCCTTGGAATGGAAGCAGTAAAGATCACTTCTGGTCAAATAGCCAGTGAATGGCCCGAAGGGTATCTTCTGTATGCTGAGAAGATGCAACAACAGCCAGATAAGGAGAATGGATCACGGCTCCTGTAA
- a CDS encoding peptidylprolyl isomerase, whose translation MANPVVTITMENGDVIKAELYPEVASNTVNNFISLVKKGYYDGLIFHRVIRGFMIQGGCPQGTGMGGPGYSIKGEFSQNGVKNDLKHTEGVLSMARSMMPNSAGSQFFIMHKDAPHLDGAYAAFGKVTEGMNIVDKIANERTDYSDRPLKEQKIKSMTVDTFGVDYPEPEKC comes from the coding sequence ATGGCAAATCCAGTAGTTACCATTACCATGGAAAATGGTGATGTGATAAAAGCAGAATTATATCCGGAAGTAGCATCAAACACAGTAAATAACTTTATCAGTCTGGTGAAGAAAGGTTATTATGACGGTCTGATCTTCCACAGAGTCATCCGTGGATTTATGATCCAGGGCGGATGCCCACAGGGAACTGGTATGGGTGGTCCAGGCTATAGCATTAAGGGCGAATTCAGCCAGAACGGTGTAAAAAATGATTTAAAGCACACAGAAGGCGTTTTATCCATGGCAAGGTCCATGATGCCAAACTCTGCAGGATCCCAGTTCTTTATCATGCACAAGGATGCGCCTCATCTTGATGGTGCGTATGCAGCATTCGGTAAGGTAACAGAGGGAATGAATATTGTAGATAAGATCGCAAATGAGCGTACCGATTATTCTGACCGTCCGTTAAAGGAGCAGAAGATCAAATCTATGACTGTAGATACCTTTGGTGTGGATTATCCAGAGCCAGAGAAGTGCTGA
- a CDS encoding ISAs1 family transposase has translation MQELLDWLEYIEDDRQQRKVRHTLKDILVIVLFATLANADDWVEMALFAESYQDYLRKYIELKNGIPSHDTIRRVMGMISPEIIQQLYGKWQDRLNQNEGELLKKIICIDGKTMRSNKRGDGKASHIVSAWSKESGFCLGQKAVEEKSNEIVAIPELLDKIQIKGQLVTIDAMGTQTAIAEKIKKKRADYVLALKRNQNSLYEDVQEYFSDEEFQKEIRERGNYKKTQEKAHGQIEIREYYQTEDIKWLSQKKNWKGLSSIVMEKKTLKKEGNTRIENRYFISSLKGDIEQVSRAVRGHWSIESMHWYLDVTFREDANTTIDKLAAQNLNIIRKWSLSILKPAQITRHKLSMRKKRFVLSLRPIQYLEELLEA, from the coding sequence ATGCAGGAATTATTAGATTGGCTGGAATACATAGAAGATGATCGTCAGCAAAGGAAAGTTCGTCATACATTGAAGGACATTCTTGTTATTGTATTGTTTGCAACACTGGCAAATGCGGATGACTGGGTGGAAATGGCATTGTTTGCGGAAAGTTATCAGGATTATCTACGCAAATATATTGAGTTAAAAAACGGAATACCATCTCATGATACAATAAGACGTGTAATGGGGATGATATCACCGGAGATCATACAGCAGCTTTATGGAAAATGGCAGGATCGATTAAATCAGAATGAAGGGGAACTACTGAAGAAGATCATTTGTATAGATGGTAAAACCATGCGCTCCAATAAAAGAGGAGATGGGAAGGCATCCCACATTGTATCAGCATGGAGTAAAGAGTCAGGTTTCTGTCTTGGACAAAAAGCAGTTGAAGAAAAAAGCAATGAGATCGTAGCGATCCCGGAATTGCTGGACAAGATCCAGATAAAAGGCCAGCTCGTAACAATCGATGCAATGGGAACGCAGACTGCAATAGCGGAGAAAATAAAGAAAAAACGGGCAGACTATGTGCTGGCATTGAAGAGAAATCAAAACAGTCTGTATGAAGATGTACAAGAATACTTTTCAGACGAAGAGTTCCAAAAAGAGATCCGTGAAAGAGGTAATTACAAAAAAACCCAGGAAAAAGCACATGGTCAGATCGAGATAAGGGAGTATTATCAGACAGAGGATATTAAGTGGTTAAGCCAGAAAAAGAACTGGAAAGGACTGTCCAGTATAGTAATGGAGAAGAAAACGCTGAAGAAAGAAGGAAATACAAGAATAGAGAACCGTTATTTCATCAGCAGTTTAAAAGGAGACATTGAACAGGTCAGCCGTGCAGTGAGAGGACACTGGAGTATAGAAAGCATGCACTGGTATCTGGATGTAACATTCCGGGAAGATGCGAATACAACCATAGATAAGCTGGCGGCACAAAATTTGAATATCATAAGGAAATGGAGCCTAAGTATTTTGAAACCGGCACAAATAACAAGACATAAGTTGTCGATGCGAAAGAAAAGGTTTGTACTTAGCTTACGCCCAATTCAGTATCTAGAAGAACTTTTAGAAGCTTAA
- a CDS encoding IS3 family transposase — MSRTRRIFSAKFKSELVIELLKGEKDLNTIASENNIQPNLLRNWKKEFLDKASVVFDDSREDNLKEKPALERKEKAEYAKKVGQLTMQVDWLKKNLKKHLDLTTRVNLVRNLLKTKEFPIKTGAELLGINRTSVYYNGTHISQEELECKAIIDHLHTDNSAWGARQMSSQLKMRGHQVGRRKTRRYMIEMWIDPIYPKMNLSKRMQQAKVCPYLLRNAVIDHPNQAWSIDITYIPIKHGFLYLTAIIDWYSRCIVGWEIDDTLDTKMVINALKKAFKVANPLILNSDQGCQFTSTEYIAFLKENHIRQSMDGKSRWADNIMIERWFRSFKYEEAYLTQYANILEARAAIKSYVHTYNFERCHSAINNQTPTSYYYPALLIDHAA; from the coding sequence ATGTCTCGAACAAGAAGAATTTTCTCCGCAAAATTCAAATCCGAGTTAGTCATTGAACTGCTCAAAGGAGAAAAGGACTTAAATACAATTGCCAGCGAAAATAACATTCAGCCGAATCTTCTTCGCAACTGGAAAAAAGAATTCCTCGATAAAGCATCGGTTGTCTTCGATGATTCAAGAGAAGACAACTTGAAAGAGAAACCCGCCTTAGAGCGCAAGGAAAAAGCCGAATACGCGAAAAAAGTTGGCCAGCTCACCATGCAGGTGGATTGGTTGAAAAAAAATCTGAAGAAACACTTAGACCTGACTACGAGAGTAAATTTAGTCCGAAACCTTTTGAAGACTAAAGAATTCCCAATAAAAACAGGTGCTGAGCTTCTTGGAATCAACCGCACCAGCGTGTACTATAATGGAACACACATATCTCAGGAAGAGTTAGAATGCAAAGCTATCATTGATCATCTGCATACCGATAATTCTGCCTGGGGAGCCCGTCAAATGTCTTCACAGCTGAAAATGCGTGGTCATCAGGTGGGACGCCGGAAAACGCGCCGCTATATGATTGAAATGTGGATTGATCCGATCTATCCAAAGATGAATCTTTCCAAACGTATGCAACAGGCGAAAGTCTGCCCGTATCTGCTTCGTAACGCCGTTATCGACCATCCAAATCAGGCATGGTCAATCGACATCACCTATATCCCCATCAAGCACGGCTTCCTGTATCTGACAGCCATCATTGACTGGTATAGCCGTTGTATTGTTGGCTGGGAGATAGATGATACCTTGGACACCAAAATGGTCATAAACGCGTTGAAAAAAGCTTTCAAGGTGGCAAACCCCCTGATTCTGAACTCTGATCAAGGATGTCAGTTTACAAGCACCGAGTACATAGCATTTCTCAAAGAAAACCATATCCGTCAGAGCATGGATGGAAAAAGCCGCTGGGCAGACAACATCATGATTGAACGCTGGTTTCGCAGCTTCAAATATGAGGAAGCCTATCTTACACAGTATGCCAACATCCTGGAAGCGAGAGCGGCTATCAAAAGCTATGTACATACCTACAACTTTGAGCGCTGTCATTCAGCAATCAACAATCAGACACCCACATCATATTATTATCCGGCACTGCTGATTGATCATGCTGCTTAA
- a CDS encoding MATE family efflux transporter gives MKTDSAQIQYDKMTKTPINKLVLQLGLPTTVSMLVTSVYNMADTFFVSQLGTSVSGATGVVFALMAIINAFGFMFGHGAGSNISRKLGAHDIKSARKFASTSFFLSLLCGTLICILGFLFHSPFMRLLGSTDSILPHAIEYSTWILIAAPAMASSCVMNNILRYEGKAFFAMLGLASGGILNIFGDMFLIFVLKLGVRGAGISTAVSQYISMAILISPFLRGKVQSRLSIRYVTHQFEDVTNILATGFPSLMRQGLNSVSVMVLNRFAGPYGDAAIAAMSIVTRIINFLFCVALGIGQGFQPVSAFNYGAGKYKRVRDAFWFSIKSSFVVMSISAFIGITCSAHIVRMFRDDPAVLAIGIPALRIQCFALFFMPLSLYGNMLFQSIGKSGRATFLSMIRSGLVFIPVLWLMNTILGLTGIQISQTISDVISATIALPMVVKFFKTMPKDM, from the coding sequence ATGAAAACAGATAGTGCGCAGATACAATATGATAAAATGACAAAAACCCCCATCAACAAACTGGTGCTGCAGCTTGGACTGCCAACTACTGTCAGTATGCTTGTGACCAGTGTATACAATATGGCTGATACCTTCTTTGTAAGCCAGCTGGGAACCAGCGTCAGCGGCGCAACAGGAGTCGTTTTCGCTTTAATGGCTATTATCAATGCCTTTGGGTTCATGTTCGGACATGGGGCGGGCAGCAATATCAGCCGCAAACTGGGAGCACATGATATAAAAAGCGCCCGCAAATTTGCATCCACCAGCTTCTTTTTATCCTTATTATGCGGCACTCTCATTTGCATTCTGGGCTTTCTCTTCCATTCACCCTTCATGCGTCTCCTGGGAAGTACCGATTCCATCCTTCCTCACGCCATCGAATACAGCACCTGGATCCTGATCGCAGCACCTGCCATGGCATCCAGCTGCGTTATGAATAACATTCTCCGATACGAGGGAAAAGCCTTTTTTGCAATGCTTGGCCTTGCTTCCGGCGGTATTTTAAACATCTTCGGGGATATGTTCCTGATTTTCGTCCTTAAACTGGGTGTCCGGGGTGCAGGTATCTCCACTGCCGTTTCCCAGTACATCAGTATGGCTATCCTCATCAGCCCATTCCTTCGCGGAAAAGTCCAAAGCCGCCTAAGTATCCGTTACGTCACCCACCAATTTGAGGATGTCACCAATATCCTTGCAACCGGTTTTCCAAGCCTTATGCGCCAGGGCTTAAACAGCGTTTCCGTCATGGTATTAAACCGTTTCGCAGGTCCCTACGGCGATGCTGCTATTGCAGCCATGAGCATTGTCACAAGGATCATAAACTTCCTTTTCTGCGTAGCCCTTGGCATCGGACAAGGCTTCCAGCCTGTCAGCGCTTTTAATTATGGTGCCGGAAAATACAAACGCGTCCGGGATGCCTTCTGGTTCAGCATCAAAAGCAGTTTCGTGGTAATGAGCATTTCCGCCTTTATCGGCATAACCTGCTCTGCCCACATTGTCCGCATGTTCCGCGACGATCCGGCAGTCCTTGCAATTGGCATTCCCGCTCTTCGCATCCAGTGCTTCGCCCTCTTCTTCATGCCACTTTCCCTCTATGGAAACATGCTCTTCCAGAGCATCGGCAAAAGCGGCCGGGCTACCTTTCTGTCCATGATCCGGAGCGGTCTGGTATTCATCCCCGTTCTCTGGCTCATGAACACTATTCTTGGACTTACCGGGATCCAGATATCCCAGACTATCTCCGATGTCATTTCTGCTACTATTGCCTTACCTATGGTAGTAAAATTCTTTAAAACCATGCCTAAAGATATGTAG
- a CDS encoding aminotransferase class I/II-fold pyridoxal phosphate-dependent enzyme translates to MKIDFNRQINRKHTDCAKWDGQGGDYIPLWIADMDLPVAEPVLEALKNRLEHPFLGYTFPGESVYQAVISYYEERQRVILHHSASKTYNIPGLPLAFAVIPNEELRHKYEEVAATMHAPFDTLSFIAFEAAFTKGEEWRQELLKYLRENKKWLDERISRIPGLSICHSEGTYLGWIDARETGVSDPAGFFMKEAGVKFNDGDSFSAPGFVRVNFACPRSYLEEAFDRVEKALQSKNV, encoded by the coding sequence ATGAAGATTGATTTTAACCGACAGATAAACAGAAAACATACCGACTGTGCCAAATGGGACGGTCAGGGCGGGGATTATATCCCGCTATGGATCGCGGATATGGATCTTCCGGTGGCAGAACCTGTTTTAGAAGCATTGAAAAACCGCTTGGAGCATCCTTTTTTGGGGTATACATTCCCTGGGGAAAGTGTGTATCAGGCAGTTATTTCTTATTATGAGGAAAGACAAAGAGTGATCCTTCACCACTCAGCAAGCAAAACTTATAATATCCCTGGTCTTCCGCTGGCGTTTGCTGTTATTCCTAATGAAGAGTTAAGACATAAATATGAAGAAGTGGCAGCCACAATGCATGCTCCTTTTGATACTCTTTCTTTTATTGCTTTTGAGGCAGCTTTTACGAAAGGGGAAGAATGGAGACAGGAATTATTGAAATATCTGAGGGAGAACAAGAAATGGCTGGATGAGCGGATCAGCCGGATCCCGGGGCTTTCCATCTGCCACAGTGAAGGTACTTATTTAGGATGGATCGATGCAAGGGAAACGGGGGTAAGTGATCCGGCCGGATTTTTTATGAAAGAAGCTGGTGTGAAATTCAATGATGGAGATTCATTTTCAGCACCAGGCTTTGTACGTGTGAATTTTGCATGCCCAAGATCTTACCTGGAAGAAGCTTTTGACCGGGTGGAGAAAGCTTTACAAAGTAAAAACGTCTAA
- a CDS encoding amino acid ABC transporter ATP-binding protein gives MIEIKGLHKAFGQNQVLKGVDITVNKGDVVVVIGPSGSGKTTMLRCINFLERADAGTITVGDITVDAAKAKKKEIHEIRLRTAMVFQNYNLFANKTALGNVMEGLTQARGVSKEKAKQIALDALEKVGLKDKADFFPSQLSGGQQQRVGIARAVVLNPDVILFDEPTSALDPELVGEVLKVIRDIAKEGITMIIVTHEMSFASDAANRVIFMAGGVVVEEGKPDEIFSHPREERTRQFLERVLPKWSYTI, from the coding sequence ATGATCGAGATCAAAGGTTTACATAAAGCATTTGGACAGAACCAGGTTTTAAAAGGTGTTGATATTACTGTAAATAAAGGTGATGTGGTGGTAGTGATCGGTCCAAGCGGCTCCGGAAAGACTACCATGCTGCGGTGCATTAATTTTCTGGAAAGAGCTGATGCCGGAACGATCACAGTGGGAGATATTACAGTAGATGCAGCAAAAGCAAAGAAAAAAGAGATTCATGAGATCCGTTTAAGGACTGCCATGGTCTTTCAGAATTATAATCTGTTTGCCAATAAAACGGCTCTTGGAAATGTAATGGAAGGATTGACCCAGGCGCGGGGGGTATCCAAAGAGAAGGCAAAGCAGATTGCTCTTGATGCTTTGGAAAAAGTAGGACTTAAGGATAAGGCTGATTTTTTCCCATCCCAGCTTTCCGGCGGACAGCAGCAAAGAGTGGGTATTGCCAGAGCGGTTGTGTTAAATCCGGACGTGATCCTTTTTGATGAGCCTACTTCAGCGCTGGATCCGGAACTGGTGGGAGAAGTGTTAAAAGTCATCCGTGATATTGCAAAAGAAGGGATCACCATGATCATTGTGACCCATGAAATGAGCTTTGCTTCTGATGCAGCCAATCGGGTGATTTTTATGGCCGGTGGTGTTGTAGTGGAAGAAGGAAAGCCGGATGAGATCTTTTCACACCCAAGAGAAGAAAGAACAAGGCAGTTTTTAGAGCGCGTGCTGCCAAAGTGGTCTTATACCATCTAA
- a CDS encoding amino acid ABC transporter permease, with amino-acid sequence MDLSSIFRFSDMLEYFPKILSRFPVTLLIVVVSVAGGLVLGFILAAARIFKIPVLRELAALYISFVRGTPVLVQLFVVYYGLPLLVAPLGVNINHWSKLFFVLVTYLLNDGAFMSEIIRSSIESVPKGQREAAASVGLTTFQAYKRIIIPQAFKIAALSFGTRVIGSFPRLFRQHFPFFATM; translated from the coding sequence ATGGATCTTTCCAGCATTTTCCGTTTTAGTGATATGTTGGAATATTTCCCGAAAATCTTGTCTCGTTTTCCTGTAACGCTTCTTATTGTAGTGGTAAGCGTTGCAGGGGGGCTGGTCCTGGGATTTATTCTGGCTGCGGCACGTATCTTTAAAATACCAGTGTTAAGAGAACTGGCAGCTCTTTATATTTCCTTTGTAAGAGGTACCCCGGTCCTGGTACAGCTATTTGTAGTATATTATGGACTGCCTCTTCTTGTGGCTCCTTTAGGAGTGAATATTAACCATTGGAGCAAGCTGTTTTTTGTACTGGTCACATATCTTTTAAATGATGGGGCATTTATGTCAGAGATCATCCGTTCTTCCATTGAAAGTGTCCCTAAGGGCCAGCGTGAAGCGGCAGCTTCTGTAGGACTTACTACATTTCAGGCTTACAAAAGGATCATTATCCCACAGGCATTTAAAATAGCAGCCCTTTCATTTGGAACCCGCGTGATCGGATCTTTCCCCAGGCTGTTCCGGCAGCACTTCCCGTTCTTTGCAACAATGTGA
- a CDS encoding transporter substrate-binding domain-containing protein, which produces MRKKWNPGIRVFAGVVLTAAILSGCGSKTAGSGSAQNGGQNTEQNTIQDTTAQGNSDSQKVRKVYVAVGATFEPYTYIDENNQPAGYDVAVLQEIDNRLPQYEFQIENMELANISVALDAKKVSIGSQQFEKNPEREKKYLFTNKGFASYNKRLVYKKGRDDIHSIDDLAGKKVSAGQGSNTAAILETYNAEHDNKIDIVYSNGATSESIYDDVMNGRLDAIVATKKTFKKYNEAFGGGYDINEDSYFSESQAYFMLAQGEEQLRDDMDTALKAMKEDGTLTKLSIEYTGSDYNSEE; this is translated from the coding sequence ATGAGAAAAAAATGGAATCCAGGTATCAGAGTATTTGCCGGAGTTGTACTTACAGCAGCTATTTTATCCGGCTGCGGCAGCAAAACAGCAGGGAGCGGATCAGCACAAAACGGGGGGCAGAATACAGAACAGAATACCATACAGGATACAACAGCCCAGGGAAATTCAGACAGTCAGAAGGTAAGAAAAGTATATGTAGCAGTAGGCGCCACTTTTGAGCCATATACATATATAGACGAAAACAATCAGCCGGCAGGTTATGATGTGGCTGTTTTACAGGAGATTGACAACCGCCTTCCGCAGTATGAATTCCAGATTGAAAACATGGAGCTTGCCAATATTTCCGTTGCCCTGGATGCAAAGAAGGTTTCCATCGGATCCCAGCAGTTTGAAAAGAATCCGGAAAGAGAAAAGAAATATCTGTTTACTAACAAAGGATTTGCCTCTTACAACAAACGTCTTGTATACAAAAAAGGAAGAGATGATATCCATTCCATTGATGATCTGGCTGGAAAGAAAGTAAGTGCCGGTCAGGGAAGCAACACAGCAGCGATCCTGGAAACATACAATGCAGAACATGATAACAAGATCGATATTGTATATTCTAATGGTGCTACCAGTGAAAGTATTTATGATGATGTAATGAATGGAAGACTGGATGCTATTGTTGCAACTAAGAAGACATTTAAGAAATACAATGAAGCATTTGGCGGCGGCTACGATATCAATGAAGACAGTTATTTCAGTGAGTCCCAGGCATATTTCATGCTGGCCCAGGGAGAGGAACAGCTTCGTGATGATATGGATACTGCTTTAAAGGCAATGAAAGAGGACGGAACTCTTACAAAGCTTTCCATTGAGTATACGGGAAGTGATTATAATTCAGAAGAATAG
- a CDS encoding DUF1847 domain-containing protein, producing the protein MPVSTELKAFPHSCTDCGVLNCSKRNASYPEFCLTEKLTEKELEKVVKLYTENEENNKIAIASAEVEGGFYGKYTRVEEIMEVAKRIGAKKIGIATCVGLIEESRIFARILKLNGFDVYGVACKVGSVDKTDIGLDPKYTCKTGPVMCNPILQAKLLNKAGTQLNVVVGLCVGHDSLFYKYSKALATTLVTKDRVLAHNPVGALYQTRAYYKRLLQQPLWDDEGGKKEEK; encoded by the coding sequence ATGCCAGTAAGTACAGAGCTAAAGGCATTTCCACACAGCTGTACAGACTGTGGTGTGCTTAACTGTTCCAAACGGAACGCCTCTTATCCGGAATTTTGTCTTACAGAGAAGCTGACAGAAAAAGAATTGGAAAAAGTAGTTAAGCTTTATACAGAAAATGAAGAAAATAATAAAATAGCTATTGCCTCCGCTGAAGTGGAAGGTGGTTTTTATGGAAAATATACCCGCGTAGAGGAGATCATGGAAGTAGCAAAAAGGATTGGCGCAAAGAAGATCGGTATTGCAACCTGTGTAGGTCTGATTGAGGAAAGCCGGATCTTTGCAAGGATATTAAAATTAAATGGTTTTGATGTATACGGAGTGGCATGTAAGGTTGGTTCTGTAGATAAAACAGATATAGGTCTGGATCCGAAATATACATGTAAGACCGGGCCGGTGATGTGTAATCCTATTTTACAGGCAAAGCTGTTAAATAAAGCAGGAACCCAGTTAAATGTAGTAGTCGGGCTTTGTGTAGGCCATGATAGTCTGTTTTATAAATATTCCAAGGCACTGGCAACCACACTGGTTACAAAGGACCGGGTTCTGGCCCATAACCCGGTAGGTGCACTGTATCAGACACGAGCTTACTATAAACGGCTTTTACAGCAGCCATTGTGGGATGATGAAGGCGGTAAAAAGGAAGAGAAATAA